In Helicobacter bilis, a genomic segment contains:
- a CDS encoding MFS transporter, which produces MPEIPQNRLEQKLYTITHRPTFMFALFSSTSMTVLGGTIIATSIPAIENHFAHIPHIETLSKLVLTLPALFIMLFSPLSGVLIDKFGRLKFLIASMFLWSVSGVIGAFWDNIYWILFTRALFGISTAFVMTAASALVADYYVGEERQKALGLQGFATACGSALFMSLGGILAHFDWHYPFYVYGLGIFLMLFVATTLFEPRPLKKVAHVETSSKEFKIISILPCYFFGFVIMIAYYTSPTQIPYLITQNLGHSEMLVGFCISASAFAYGTSSLLYPRIRNFLSVKGIYIVGFLCMGSGFLLIYVLHNIYAVVLGLLLVGIGGGAIIVNNSSFLLSIVPKEHIGKAIGILSATACFGQFVSPFFSQPIVQRYGIIDLFLYVALLLYAMSMLSLIKPK; this is translated from the coding sequence ATGCCAGAGATTCCACAAAATAGACTTGAACAGAAATTATACACCATTACACATCGTCCAACTTTTATGTTTGCTCTCTTTTCAAGCACATCTATGACGGTGCTTGGTGGGACTATTATTGCTACTTCAATACCTGCTATTGAGAATCACTTCGCACATATTCCACATATTGAGACACTTTCAAAACTTGTGCTTACTTTGCCTGCTTTGTTTATCATGCTATTTTCGCCTTTAAGTGGAGTTTTAATCGATAAGTTTGGCAGGTTAAAATTCCTTATTGCTTCTATGTTTTTATGGAGTGTGAGTGGTGTCATTGGTGCATTTTGGGATAATATCTATTGGATTTTATTTACAAGGGCGCTTTTTGGCATTTCAACCGCATTTGTTATGACAGCTGCAAGTGCTTTAGTAGCAGATTATTATGTAGGGGAAGAGCGGCAAAAAGCCCTTGGATTGCAAGGCTTTGCTACTGCTTGTGGGAGTGCGTTATTTATGTCGCTTGGGGGGATTTTAGCCCATTTTGATTGGCATTATCCTTTTTATGTATATGGACTTGGAATCTTTTTAATGCTTTTTGTTGCTACCACACTTTTTGAGCCTCGCCCTCTTAAGAAAGTCGCACATGTAGAGACTTCTAGCAAGGAATTTAAAATTATATCTATACTGCCTTGCTATTTCTTTGGCTTTGTTATTATGATTGCTTACTACACTTCACCAACGCAGATTCCCTATCTCATCACACAGAATCTAGGACATAGTGAAATGCTTGTGGGATTCTGTATCTCTGCATCTGCCTTTGCGTATGGCACTTCATCGCTTCTCTATCCACGCATACGCAACTTTTTATCTGTTAAAGGGATTTATATCGTTGGATTCTTATGTATGGGGAGTGGTTTTTTGCTCATTTATGTATTGCATAATATTTATGCGGTGGTGCTGGGACTACTTTTAGTTGGCATTGGCGGCGGGGCAATCATTGTTAATAACTCTTCATTTCTGCTTTCAATAGTCCCAAAAGAACACATTGGTAAAGCCATTGGAATCTTGAGTGCTACGGCTTGTTTTGGGCAGTTTGTATCGCCATTTTTCTCACAGCCTATCGTGCAGCGTTATGGTATTATAGATTTATTTTTATATGTTGCATTATTGCTATATGCTATGTCAATGTTATCTCTTATAAAGCCAAAATAA
- the aroA gene encoding 3-phosphoshikimate 1-carboxyvinyltransferase: MDLEISPIQQEIRADLDILASDKSLSHRVCMFSLFADSTCRVKHFLRAEDTQRSLTIAQNLGLKAKFEKNGDLLLTPPKKGLQTPNDILYCGNSGTSMRLFTGLLAGANLYAVLCGDIYLHARPMGRILKPLRSIGANITSRIIKTKDSVKEVAPLCVIPSKNKLQGFTYHSQIASAQVKSALILAALQGSEKSIFSECELSRDHTENMLYALQKNPYLQQKDDKLHITPFGAFDMKNKPLKAFDISIPNDPSSAFFFAVLACIMPETSITLRRVMMNKTRIEAFKILEKMGAKIRYENERNDFEKIADITISSTELKAVDITENIAWLIDEIPALSIACSVAKGTSRIRNAAELRVKESDRISVVAQGLKSFGIQCVEYDDGFDIIGGTLQKGVVDSKGDHRIAMSFAIAACMCGGKILDTECIQTSFPNFLDLLSYFAKIQ; the protein is encoded by the coding sequence ATGGATCTAGAAATTTCGCCAATACAGCAAGAAATACGAGCAGACTTAGACATTTTAGCAAGTGATAAATCCCTATCGCATCGTGTTTGCATGTTTAGTCTCTTTGCAGATTCTACATGTAGAGTAAAGCACTTTTTACGCGCAGAAGATACACAAAGAAGCCTTACTATCGCACAGAATCTAGGACTTAAGGCAAAATTTGAAAAAAATGGGGACTTGCTACTTACCCCACCAAAAAAGGGGCTACAAACCCCAAATGACATTTTATATTGTGGTAATTCTGGGACTTCTATGCGACTTTTCACAGGCTTATTAGCAGGGGCAAATCTCTATGCAGTGCTATGTGGAGACATATATTTACATGCTCGTCCAATGGGGAGAATCCTTAAGCCACTTCGCTCAATCGGGGCAAATATTACTTCACGCATAATTAAGACTAAAGATAGCGTAAAAGAAGTTGCCCCACTCTGTGTTATCCCAAGCAAAAACAAATTGCAAGGATTCACATATCATTCACAAATCGCTTCAGCTCAAGTAAAAAGCGCATTGATACTAGCCGCATTACAAGGCAGTGAAAAATCAATCTTTAGTGAATGTGAGTTAAGTAGAGATCATACAGAAAATATGCTATATGCCCTGCAGAAAAATCCCTATTTACAACAAAAAGATGATAAATTACATATCACACCCTTTGGTGCTTTTGATATGAAAAATAAGCCGCTAAAAGCCTTTGATATATCAATCCCAAATGATCCTTCATCAGCATTTTTCTTTGCTGTGCTTGCTTGTATTATGCCAGAGACTTCAATCACGCTAAGGCGTGTAATGATGAATAAAACACGCATTGAAGCATTTAAGATTCTAGAAAAAATGGGCGCAAAAATACGCTATGAAAATGAAAGAAATGATTTTGAAAAAATAGCAGATATTACAATCTCTAGCACGGAACTAAAGGCAGTTGATATTACAGAAAATATCGCATGGTTAATTGATGAGATACCCGCCCTAAGCATTGCTTGTAGTGTTGCAAAAGGGACTTCAAGGATACGCAACGCCGCAGAATTACGCGTAAAAGAGAGTGATAGAATCTCTGTTGTCGCACAAGGCTTAAAAAGCTTTGGGATACAATGCGTAGAATATGATGATGGCTTTGATATTATAGGCGGCACACTTCAAAAAGGCGTGGTAGATTCTAAAGGTGATCATCGCATTGCTATGAGTTTTGCTATCGCTGCTTGTATGTGCGGCGGTAAGATACTAGATACTGAATGTATCCAAACTTCTTTTCCAAACTTTCTAGACTTACTTTCATACTTTGCTAAGATACAATAA
- a CDS encoding sel1 repeat family protein has translation MRKFICVMAMLGFCATSMFAATLDEANKAYNDGDYAKAIESYKKLCDEKEAKACTALGYMYRNAKGVSENTTLAQEYYKKACDLGDKESCTNANW, from the coding sequence ATGCGTAAATTTATCTGCGTTATGGCAATGTTAGGATTTTGTGCTACTTCTATGTTTGCAGCAACTCTTGATGAAGCAAATAAGGCATATAATGATGGCGACTATGCAAAGGCTATAGAATCATATAAAAAGCTATGTGATGAAAAAGAAGCAAAAGCATGCACGGCTTTAGGCTATATGTATCGCAACGCAAAAGGTGTGAGTGAGAATACAACACTAGCCCAAGAATATTACAAGAAAGCGTGTGATTTAGGTGATAAAGAATCTTGCACAAATGCAAACTGGTAA
- the plsY gene encoding glycerol-3-phosphate 1-O-acyltransferase PlsY: protein MDTNPNILLYICAYLIGSIPFGALLVKIFAKQNILEIGSKSTGATNVYRAFAAISPQKAKFFSLLTLLLDAFKGLFVVLVAKIMGLSFETQYAIAILAILGHCYSPFLGFNGGKGVATAIGSVLLLIPVEGVCGLIVWGIVGKVFKISSLSSLLGVLSGIVLTFVIPNIFSLPESININAQIGTHVPVVLIGIIIINTHWENIKRLALKQEQQFTDSTKTA from the coding sequence ATGGATACAAATCCAAATATTTTATTATATATATGTGCGTATTTAATCGGTAGCATTCCTTTTGGTGCATTGCTTGTAAAGATTTTTGCGAAACAAAATATTTTAGAGATAGGCTCAAAAAGCACAGGGGCTACAAATGTATATCGTGCTTTTGCTGCGATTTCTCCGCAAAAAGCAAAGTTTTTCTCGCTGCTTACCTTATTGCTTGATGCGTTTAAGGGGCTGTTTGTCGTGCTTGTTGCAAAGATTATGGGTTTAAGCTTTGAGACACAATATGCCATTGCTATTCTTGCGATACTAGGGCATTGTTATAGTCCATTTTTAGGCTTTAATGGTGGAAAGGGTGTCGCCACTGCTATTGGTAGCGTTTTGCTTTTAATCCCAGTTGAGGGGGTTTGTGGGCTTATTGTATGGGGGATTGTTGGCAAGGTGTTTAAAATCTCTTCGCTTTCATCATTACTTGGGGTTTTAAGCGGTATTGTTTTAACCTTTGTTATACCAAATATATTTAGTCTGCCAGAATCTATTAATATCAACGCACAAATTGGCACACATGTCCCCGTTGTCTTAATTGGAATTATCATTATAAATACACATTGGGAGAATATCAAGCGTTTAGCATTAAAGCAAGAACAACAATTTACAGATAGTACTAAGACTGCATAG
- the clpP gene encoding ATP-dependent Clp endopeptidase proteolytic subunit ClpP — protein sequence MNYIPYVIEKTGRGERSYDIYSRLLKDRIIMLGGEIDDSVSSSIVAQLLFLEAEDPQKDVFLYINSPGGSVTSGFSIYDTMNYIKPDICTICVGQAASMGAFLLSCGTKGKRYALPHARIMIHQPLGGARGQATDIEIQAKEILRLKTIINDILAANTGQSVKKITQDCERDFYMSADEAQKYGLIDSVMTRSSKS from the coding sequence ATGAATTACATTCCTTATGTTATTGAAAAGACAGGTAGAGGGGAGAGAAGCTATGATATTTATTCTAGGCTGCTAAAGGATAGAATCATTATGTTAGGCGGTGAAATTGATGATTCTGTATCAAGCTCGATTGTAGCCCAGCTGCTTTTTTTGGAGGCAGAAGATCCGCAAAAAGATGTGTTTTTGTATATTAACTCACCCGGTGGTAGCGTTACAAGTGGGTTTAGCATTTATGATACGATGAATTATATCAAGCCAGATATTTGCACTATATGCGTTGGACAGGCAGCATCTATGGGTGCATTTCTGTTAAGCTGTGGCACGAAAGGAAAACGCTACGCCCTGCCGCACGCAAGGATTATGATACACCAGCCTTTGGGTGGGGCTAGAGGACAGGCAACAGATATTGAGATACAAGCAAAAGAGATTCTAAGACTAAAAACTATCATTAATGATATTCTAGCTGCAAACACAGGTCAAAGTGTGAAAAAAATCACACAAGATTGTGAAAGAGATTTTTATATGAGTGCAGATGAAGCACAAAAATATGGCTTAATTGATAGCGTTATGACTCGCTCTAGTAAGAGTTAA
- the hemL gene encoding glutamate-1-semialdehyde 2,1-aminomutase — translation MQTILHSINAFNEAKQVIPGGVNSPVRAFGSVGGTPRFIKEGKGAYIIDEDNNSYIDFVQSYGPLILGHSDSFVVKAVQEAVAKGLSYGAPTELETNLAKEIISICEGVEKIRFVNSGTEATMSALRLARAFSGRDDIIKFEGCYHGHSDSLLVKSGSGLATFGETSSKGVIQDIARHTLVAKYNDLDSVKECIKLSGNVGCIIIEPIAGNMGLVPSHKEFLQGLRKLCDKENIVLIIDEVMSGFRASLQGSYAFYGVRGDLSTYGKVIGGGMPLAAFGGRADIMDMLSPIGGVYQAGTLSGNPIAVSAGLATLAIIKQDKGLYEGLESLANRLAKGLESAAKKYDIALQTCVRGSMMGFFFAENEVRDWDSAAKSNTEFYARFHAKMLEKGVNFAPSQFETSFMCKPFNEAIIDEVIEKANESFKELKA, via the coding sequence ATGCAAACGATTTTACATAGTATCAATGCGTTTAATGAGGCAAAGCAGGTTATACCCGGTGGGGTGAATTCCCCTGTGCGTGCGTTTGGCAGTGTGGGTGGCACACCGCGATTTATTAAGGAAGGAAAAGGGGCATATATCATTGATGAGGATAATAACAGCTACATTGACTTTGTGCAAAGCTATGGACCGCTTATCTTAGGACATAGTGATAGTTTCGTGGTAAAAGCTGTGCAAGAAGCGGTAGCAAAGGGCTTAAGCTATGGCGCACCAACGGAGTTAGAGACAAATCTTGCTAAAGAGATCATAAGTATATGTGAGGGTGTAGAAAAGATTCGCTTTGTAAATAGTGGGACAGAAGCGACTATGAGTGCCTTGCGACTTGCTAGGGCATTTAGCGGGAGAGATGATATTATTAAGTTTGAGGGCTGCTATCATGGGCATAGTGATAGTCTGTTGGTAAAAAGTGGGAGTGGGCTTGCAACCTTTGGCGAGACTAGCTCAAAAGGCGTTATACAAGATATTGCAAGGCATACGCTTGTAGCAAAATATAATGATTTAGATTCTGTAAAAGAGTGCATAAAGCTAAGTGGCAATGTGGGCTGTATTATCATAGAGCCTATTGCTGGTAATATGGGACTTGTGCCATCACACAAGGAATTTTTACAAGGTTTGCGAAAGCTTTGTGATAAAGAGAATATTGTGCTAATCATCGATGAAGTGATGAGTGGATTTAGGGCTAGTTTGCAGGGGTCTTATGCGTTTTATGGCGTGAGGGGAGATTTAAGCACTTATGGTAAGGTTATAGGTGGTGGTATGCCGCTTGCTGCATTTGGTGGTAGGGCTGATATTATGGATATGCTTTCACCAATTGGTGGTGTGTATCAAGCAGGCACACTAAGTGGGAATCCAATCGCTGTTAGTGCTGGACTTGCTACACTAGCCATCATTAAACAAGATAAAGGGCTTTATGAGGGATTAGAATCTCTAGCAAATAGACTGGCAAAAGGCTTAGAATCTGCTGCAAAAAAATATGATATTGCCCTGCAAACTTGTGTTAGAGGCAGTATGATGGGCTTCTTTTTTGCAGAAAATGAAGTGAGAGATTGGGATAGTGCGGCAAAGTCTAATACAGAATTTTACGCAAGATTCCACGCAAAAATGCTTGAAAAAGGTGTGAATTTCGCACCATCTCAATTTGAGACAAGCTTTATGTGTAAGCCTTTTAATGAAGCAATCATTGATGAAGTGATTGAAAAAGCAAATGAGAGTTTTAAAGAGCTAAAAGCTTAA
- a CDS encoding DEAD/DEAH box helicase codes for MFKIQSAIYETFIKEAPEYIQCSLQDLIACDILQTQIKSAISTNHTNQDNSYIQLLLNLSKDSNICHTESLGEVSKNLESTKDSKKDFSTLSQYGKILDSKITHPKPCTHPDLVENLESSKSPKHLTEILTHVKISSLNQTLTNHTKNKNTPQILICSSEEILLAKEALCATLNLTSMQKTKKEVKESTLPIVLPDIRLSPFDSTQSFYEEFHELFAKLALWYENDCKQILISPPHTLMAFMPSKELLHSFCVRKSENIVVKDFIAKLIHYGYEHVEIVEMQGEFSHRGDIIDIFIPSFEFPVRISLFDTEIEEINFFNHETQLSQNEMIENLKIYPAIFSLDESQHTLLESRIKELDNTLECSINSLGFWFLKDIGGLDFLKTYSHIFTPKALSEYLLNLEFVMPEVLPETNTEFYILQDSINFRDLEPLKLSQIHNTLKLNSNKDITIFSPTNAMLKSYNLESLSIKTKQIITPFYLNITSNEKLFLSLQKPQIVRKRKVKLELDALKVGAYVVHSEYGIGIFEAIKQVSIMGGLKDFISIIYANDDRLLLPVENLNMIEQYSAYDSVVRIDKLGKSSFLKLKDSIKEKLFAIANEIIRLQAQRTLAKGVKIELETPDQITAFNAFESSRGFTLTQDQTHAIQESLKDLKSGMIMDRLLNGDVGFGKTEVAMSLCFASALNDFNSIVLVPTTLLCNQHFESFKERLHNTKLPNGKILYIAKIDRFTTATQKRAIQENFKDNIQIIIGTHSLFNLEIENLGLMVIDEEHKFGVKQKELLKQKSLTTHILSMSATPIPRTLNMAYSKLKSISELKTPPFFKQESKTFVKVKQDSLIKEVILRELRRGGQIFYIFNNIAKITTIQSYLHDLLPQLRILILHSQINPKDTEKGMLAFLKKEYDLLLCTSIVESGIHLPNANTIIIDDAHNFGIADLHQLRGRVGRGKHVGFCYLLTSENITQDAAKRLLSLEKNSYLGSGAALAYHDLEIRGGGNLLGEAQSGHIKQVGFGMYVRMLEDTLQSLLQNEQQEQKVDIKLSVSAFLNESLVSSERMRLDLYRRLSQVKSEFEVREIEGEIEQRFGKLDIYSLQFLEIIIIKTLALQLGIKAISNAGYNISLIGHDDTRITLQSPTKDDDDILNTIKTKLKELLGMLKK; via the coding sequence ATGTTTAAGATTCAAAGTGCTATTTATGAGACTTTTATAAAAGAAGCCCCCGAGTATATACAATGCAGTTTGCAGGATTTAATCGCTTGTGATATTTTGCAAACGCAAATCAAATCAGCTATAAGCACAAATCACACAAACCAAGATAATAGCTATATCCAATTGCTACTTAATCTTTCAAAAGATTCTAATATTTGTCATACTGAGTCTTTAGGCGAAGTATCTAAAAATCTAGAATCCACAAAAGATTCTAAAAAAGATTTTTCGACTTTGTCTCAATATGGCAAGATTCTAGATTCTAAAATAACGCATCCTAAACCCTGCACCCACCCAGATTTGGTAGAGAATCTAGAATCTAGTAAGTCTCCAAAACATTTAACAGAAATCCTAACTCATGTAAAGATTTCATCACTCAATCAAACTCTCACAAATCACACGAAAAATAAAAATACCCCACAAATTTTAATCTGCTCTAGCGAAGAGATTCTATTAGCAAAAGAAGCCCTATGTGCTACCTTAAATCTAACTTCCATGCAGAAAACAAAAAAGGAAGTAAAAGAAAGCACACTTCCAATTGTCCTGCCAGATATTAGACTTAGCCCATTTGATAGCACGCAAAGTTTTTATGAAGAGTTTCATGAGCTTTTTGCAAAGCTTGCCCTATGGTATGAGAATGATTGCAAACAGATTCTAATAAGCCCACCACATACACTCATGGCATTTATGCCAAGCAAAGAGTTATTACACAGCTTTTGTGTGCGAAAGAGTGAAAATATCGTTGTGAAAGATTTTATAGCAAAACTCATTCATTATGGTTACGAGCATGTAGAGATTGTTGAGATGCAGGGCGAGTTTTCACATCGCGGAGACATAATTGATATTTTTATCCCTAGCTTTGAGTTTCCTGTACGAATAAGCCTATTTGACACAGAGATTGAAGAGATTAATTTTTTCAATCATGAGACACAATTAAGTCAAAATGAAATGATAGAGAATTTAAAGATATACCCCGCTATCTTTAGCCTCGATGAATCCCAGCACACACTCTTAGAATCTCGTATAAAAGAGTTAGATAATACGCTAGAGTGTAGTATAAACTCACTTGGATTCTGGTTTTTAAAGGACATTGGCGGACTTGATTTTCTAAAAACTTATAGCCATATTTTCACACCAAAGGCATTAAGCGAGTATCTTTTAAACCTTGAGTTTGTTATGCCAGAAGTATTGCCAGAAACTAATACAGAGTTTTATATCTTACAAGATTCTATAAATTTTAGAGACCTTGAGCCGCTAAAGCTATCACAAATACACAACACATTAAAGCTAAATAGCAATAAAGATATAACAATATTTAGCCCTACAAATGCCATGCTAAAAAGCTATAATCTAGAATCTTTATCGATAAAAACAAAGCAAATAATCACCCCCTTTTATCTTAATATCACTTCTAATGAAAAGCTATTTTTAAGCCTACAAAAACCACAAATAGTGCGTAAAAGAAAGGTAAAGCTAGAGCTAGACGCGCTAAAAGTCGGCGCTTATGTCGTGCATAGTGAATATGGCATTGGAATCTTTGAAGCTATAAAGCAAGTAAGCATTATGGGTGGCTTGAAAGACTTCATAAGCATTATTTATGCAAATGATGATAGACTGCTTTTACCTGTTGAAAATCTCAATATGATAGAGCAATATAGTGCTTATGATTCAGTTGTAAGGATAGATAAGCTTGGGAAATCAAGCTTTTTGAAACTAAAAGATTCTATAAAAGAAAAGCTATTTGCTATTGCTAATGAAATTATTAGATTACAAGCTCAAAGAACTCTAGCTAAAGGCGTAAAAATAGAGCTTGAGACACCAGACCAAATCACCGCATTTAACGCTTTTGAATCTAGCAGGGGCTTTACACTCACACAAGACCAAACCCATGCGATACAAGAAAGCCTTAAAGACTTAAAAAGTGGCATGATTATGGATAGATTGTTAAATGGCGATGTAGGCTTTGGGAAAACAGAGGTTGCGATGAGTCTTTGCTTTGCTAGTGCATTAAATGATTTTAATAGCATTGTGCTAGTGCCTACAACCCTGCTTTGTAATCAGCATTTTGAAAGCTTTAAAGAAAGACTGCATAATACAAAATTGCCTAATGGTAAGATTCTCTATATTGCAAAAATAGATAGATTCACAACCGCAACACAAAAAAGGGCTATACAAGAAAACTTTAAAGACAATATACAAATTATAATCGGCACACATTCACTCTTTAACCTTGAGATAGAGAATCTTGGGCTAATGGTGATTGATGAAGAGCATAAATTTGGCGTGAAACAAAAAGAGCTTTTAAAGCAAAAAAGCCTTACAACACATATTCTATCCATGTCTGCAACCCCAATCCCTCGCACACTTAACATGGCTTATTCTAAACTAAAATCAATCAGTGAGCTAAAAACACCACCATTTTTTAAACAAGAGAGTAAAACTTTTGTGAAAGTCAAGCAAGATTCTCTCATTAAGGAAGTGATTCTAAGAGAGTTAAGAAGAGGCGGACAAATCTTTTATATCTTTAACAACATAGCAAAGATTACCACAATACAAAGCTATTTGCATGATTTATTACCACAGCTTAGAATCTTAATATTACATTCTCAAATAAATCCAAAAGACACAGAAAAAGGCATGCTTGCATTCTTAAAAAAAGAGTATGATTTACTGCTTTGCACCTCCATTGTAGAATCTGGCATTCATCTCCCAAATGCAAATACGATTATAATCGATGATGCACATAACTTTGGCATAGCAGATTTACACCAGCTAAGAGGCAGAGTAGGCAGGGGCAAACATGTCGGCTTTTGCTATCTTTTAACAAGCGAGAATATCACGCAAGATGCAGCAAAAAGACTACTTTCTTTAGAGAAAAACTCATATCTTGGAAGTGGAGCAGCCCTTGCATATCATGACTTAGAGATTAGAGGCGGTGGGAATCTGCTTGGCGAGGCACAAAGCGGACATATTAAACAAGTAGGCTTTGGCATGTATGTGCGTATGTTAGAAGATACCTTGCAAAGCCTTTTGCAAAACGAGCAGCAAGAACAAAAGGTAGATATTAAGCTATCAGTTTCAGCATTTTTAAATGAGAGTTTAGTCTCAAGTGAGCGTATGCGACTTGATTTATATCGCCGTTTATCACAGGTGAAGAGTGAATTTGAAGTGCGTGAGATTGAGGGCGAGATAGAGCAGAGATTTGGCAAGCTTGATATATATAGTTTGCAATTTTTAGAGATTATTATTATTAAAACACTAGCTTTGCAACTTGGCATTAAGGCTATTAGCAACGCAGGATATAATATAAGCCTTATAGGGCACGATGACACTAGAATCACACTTCAATCCCCAACAAAAGATGATGATGATATTTTAAATACGATTAAAACAAAACTAAAAGAACTTTTAGGAATGTTGAAGAAATAG